Proteins co-encoded in one Dehalogenimonas sp. WBC-2 genomic window:
- the tdrB gene encoding 1,2-trans-dichloroethene reductive dehalogenase membrane-bound B subunit TdrB, which yields MVLSLLLVLSIFQHMYASMTVEMEFQSAFMYLAIFGGIALILDLIVLRTYNRRKE from the coding sequence ATGGTTTTAAGTCTGCTTTTGGTACTGTCTATTTTCCAGCACATGTATGCTTCTATGACTGTGGAGATGGAGTTCCAGAGTGCATTTATGTACCTTGCTATCTTCGGTGGCATTGCACTCATTTTGGATCTTATCGTCCTACGAACATACAACCGCAGAAAAGAATAA